In the genome of Bradysia coprophila strain Holo2 unplaced genomic scaffold, BU_Bcop_v1 contig_232, whole genome shotgun sequence, one region contains:
- the LOC119076739 gene encoding uncharacterized PE-PGRS family protein PE_PGRS54-like isoform X20, whose product MKFFAVIILAFCSVQSIAAEGLGDLIGDLIASDTSNSQVDDISQLSILTANADNNIVEDDIRQIGILSASATNNYVGDDVSQIGIFTNLDDNEIDGSAFQLGGINDASNNYIGGSQSQIGVISSSNNNYIAGNQFQAGGLQLSNGNVIEGSKTDIGVGQIASNNEIGGDYLGLGVGNIATGNCVGGDFTQGGVGNVAIDNCIGGNVVQGGVGNALIDGHVGGNVVQGGVGQGIIGTDIDGNVVQGAVGQGIIGTDIKGDVTQFAVGQGIIGGSVGGDVTQGAVGQAIIGTAVGGDVFQGGVGSAVVGGSVGGDVDQYGVGQAAVGTCVEGDVTQGGVGQVVFGSTIGGDTTQIGAGNLVAFSDTYGEVDQFGAGNAILGGTAHDEVNQVGGINAAAFATFKDSVKQTGVGNAFLGNTFECDNLQEGGVNAAAFNRYYGDANQLGLGNAAAFNEVDGNLKQKGIVNAGVGNKVGKDIYRSGLLNVAVADEAEGTIRNDGLLSVGVGNKAGAVDTNGIGLELFSQSKGKGQGLLGQLTGGIIDVGLDPSKIVKGVTNSAGCTLESLTAGLSGVKAAGDGVGKAADGVGKGVGSAVKGASESVKGTTSGLGGTLQGVGGTLQGVGGTVTGLAGITQILGGLGKLGGSGSGSGSGSTGSAGGCSGSTGGSTGGSAGGSAGGSAGGSAGGSAGVPIWGLTGLPIGGGSSGGFIGGGSGAIGSTQASVTRTYSSSTGGSINYGSTGGSINHGSGGCPCGN is encoded by the exons ATGAAGTTTTTTGCAGTGATTATCCTAGCCTTTTGCAGTGTtcaa AGCATCGCTGCCGAAGGTCTTGGTGACTTGATCGGTGATCTGATCGCTTCGGAT ACTTCAAACAGCCAAGTCGATGACATTAGTCAATTGTCAATCCTCACTGCAAAT GCCGACAACAACATAGTTGAAGATGATATTAGACAAATCGGAATTCTTTCAGCATCG GCTACGAACAACTACGTTGGGGATGATGTTTCCCAAATTGGAATATTCACTAAC ctCGACGACAACGAAATCGATGGAAGTGCATTCCAACTTGGAGGAATCAACGAC GCAAGTAACAACTATATCGGCGGTAGTCAAAGTCAAATTGGTGTCATTAGTAGC TCAAACAACAATTATATTGCCGGAAATCAATTCCAAGCTGGAGGTTTACAACTC tcGAATGGCAACGTCATTGAAGGATCTAAAACTGACATTGGTGTCGGCCAAATT gcATCAAACAACGAAATCGGCGGAGATTACTTAGGATTAGGAGTAGGCAATATC GCTACCGGAAATTGTGTTGGTGGAGATTTCACTCAAGGCGGTGTTGGCAATGTT GCTATCGACAATTGTATTGGTGGAAATGTCGTTCAAGGTGGAGTTGGCAACGCA CTTATTGACGGCCATGTTGGCGGAAACGTAGTACAAGGCGGTGTTGGTCAAGGA ATCATTGGAACTGATATCGATGGCAATGTTGTGCAGGGAGCTGTTGGACAAGGA ATCATTGGCACAGATATTAAAGGAGATGTTACTCAATTCGCTGTTGGACAAGGA ATTATCGGCGGTAGTGTCGGTGGAGATGTTACCCAAGGAGCAGTTGGTCAGGCC attATCGGTACCGCTGTTGGCGGCGACGTATTCCAAGGCGGAGTTGGTTCAGCT gtTGTTGGTGGCAGTGTTGGAGGAGACGTTGACCAATACGGCGTTGGACAAGCG gCCGTCGGAACCTGTGTGGAAGGAGACGTCACGCAAGGCGGTGTTGGACAAGTA gTTTTTGGAAGTACCATCGGTGGAGATACTACTCAAATTGGCGCTGGTAATCTG GTCGCCTTCAGTGACACTTACGGAGAAGTAGATCAATTTGGAGCAGGCAATGCT ATCCTTGGTGGCACAGCCCATGATGAAGTGAACCAAGTTGGTGGAATTAACGCA GCTGCATTCGCCACTTTCAAAGATAGCGTCAAACAAACTGGCGTTGGTAATGCT TTTCTTGGAAATACTTTCGAATGCGACAACTTACAAGAAGGCGGTGTTAATGCTGCTGCTTTCAACCGTTATTACGGAGATGCCAATCAACTTGGATTAGGCAATGCG gCCGCTTTCAACGAAGTCGATGGAAATCTGAAACAAAAAGGAATTGTCAATGCT GGTGTTGGCAATAAAGTTGGTAAAGACATCTACCGATCAGGATTACTCAATGTTGCCGTTGCTGATGAAGCTGAGGGAACTATTAGAAACGATGGTCTTCTCAGCGTT GGCGTTGGAAACAAAGCTGGAGCAGTCGATACCAACGGAATCGGTTTG GAACTGTTTAGCCAATCCAAAGGAAAGGGTCAAGGTCTCCTTGGTCAACTTACTGGCGGTATTATCGATGTTGGTTTGGATCCCTCAAAGATAGTCAAAGGAGTGACAAATAGTGCCGGCTGTACTCTCGAAAGTCTCACTGCCGGTCTTTCAGGTGTCAAGGCTGCAGGTGATGGCGTTGGCAAGGCCGCTGATGGAGTTGGCAAAGGTGTTGGTTCCGCAGTTAAAGGTGCATCTGAATCTGTCAAAGGAACCACTAGTGGTTTAGGAGGCACCCTGCAAGGAGTCGGAGGCACCCTACAAGGTGTCGGAGGCACAGTTACTGGATTAGCCGGAATAACACAGATTTTAGGTGGTCTCGGTAAACTTGGTGGTTCTGGAAGTGGTTCTGGAAGTGGTTCAACTGGAAGTGCAGGAGGCTGCAGTGGGTCAACTGGAGGCTCAACTGGAGGCTCAGCTGGAGGCTCAGCTGGAGGCTCAGCTGGAGGCTCAGCTGGAGGCTCAGCTGGAGTACCAATATGGGGCTTAACTGGACTTCCAATTGGAGGTGGTTCAAGTGGTGGTTTCATTGGTGGTGGTTCTGGAGCTATAGGTTCAACTCAAGCCTCAGTCACCCGTACATATTCCAGTTCAACTGGAGGTTCAATCAACTATGGTTCAACTGGAGGTTCAATCAACCATGGTTCAGGAGGTTGTCCATGTGGAAATTAA
- the LOC119076739 gene encoding uncharacterized PE-PGRS family protein PE_PGRS54-like isoform X13, with protein sequence MKFFAVIILAFCSVQSIAAEGLGDLIGDLIASDTSNSQVDDISQLSILTANADNNIVEDDIRQIGILSASATNNYVGDDVSQIGIFTNLDDNEIDGSAFQLGGINDASNNYIGGSQSQIGVISSSNNNYIAGNQFQAGGLQLSNGNVIEGSKTDIGVGQIASNNEIGGDYLGLGVGNIATGNCVGGDFTQGGVGNVAIDNCIGGNVVQGGVGNALIDGHVGGNVVQGGVGQGIIGTDIDGNVVQGAVGQGIIGTDIGGNVVQGAVGQGIIGGSVGGNVVQGAVGQGIIGTDIGGNVVQGAVGQGIIGGSVGGNVFQGAVGQGIIGTDIKGDVTQFAVGQGIIGGSVGGDVTQGAVGQAIIGTAVGGDVFQGGVGSAVVGGSVGGDVDQYGVGQAAVGTCVEGDVTQGGVGQVVFGSTIGGDTTQIGAGNLVAFSDTYGEVDQFGAGNAILGGTAHDEVNQVGGINAAAFATFKDSVKQTGVGNAFLGNTFECDNLQEGGVNAAAFNRYYGDANQLGLGNAAAFNEVDGNLKQKGIVNAGVGNKVGKDIYRSGLLNVAVADEAEGTIRNDGLLSVGVGNKAGAVDTNGIGLELFSQSKGKGQGLLGQLTGGIIDVGLDPSKIVKGVTNSAGCTLESLTAGLSGVKAAGDGVGKAADGVGKGVGSAVKGASESVKGTTSGLGGTLQGVGGTLQGVGGTVTGLAGITQILGGLGKLGGSGSGSGSGSTGSAGGCSGSTGGSTGGSAGGSAGGSAGGSAGGSAGVPIWGLTGLPIGGGSSGGFIGGGSGAIGSTQASVTRTYSSSTGGSINYGSTGGSINHGSGGCPCGN encoded by the exons ATGAAGTTTTTTGCAGTGATTATCCTAGCCTTTTGCAGTGTtcaa AGCATCGCTGCCGAAGGTCTTGGTGACTTGATCGGTGATCTGATCGCTTCGGAT ACTTCAAACAGCCAAGTCGATGACATTAGTCAATTGTCAATCCTCACTGCAAAT GCCGACAACAACATAGTTGAAGATGATATTAGACAAATCGGAATTCTTTCAGCATCG GCTACGAACAACTACGTTGGGGATGATGTTTCCCAAATTGGAATATTCACTAAC ctCGACGACAACGAAATCGATGGAAGTGCATTCCAACTTGGAGGAATCAACGAC GCAAGTAACAACTATATCGGCGGTAGTCAAAGTCAAATTGGTGTCATTAGTAGC TCAAACAACAATTATATTGCCGGAAATCAATTCCAAGCTGGAGGTTTACAACTC tcGAATGGCAACGTCATTGAAGGATCTAAAACTGACATTGGTGTCGGCCAAATT gcATCAAACAACGAAATCGGCGGAGATTACTTAGGATTAGGAGTAGGCAATATC GCTACCGGAAATTGTGTTGGTGGAGATTTCACTCAAGGCGGTGTTGGCAATGTT GCTATCGACAATTGTATTGGTGGAAATGTCGTTCAAGGTGGAGTTGGCAACGCA CTTATTGACGGCCATGTTGGCGGAAACGTAGTACAAGGCGGTGTTGGTCAAGGA ATCATTGGAACTGATATCGATGGCAATGTTGTGCAGGGAGCTGTTGGACAAGGA ATCATTGGAACTGATATCGGAGGCAATGTTGTGCAGGGAGCTGTTGGACAAGGA ATCATTGGAGGAAGTGTTGGCGGAAATGTTGTACAGGGTGCCGTCGGACAAGGA ATCATTGGTACTGATATCGGAGGCAATGTTGTACAGGGAGCAGTTGGACAAGGC ATCATTGGAGGCAGTGTCGGCGGAAACGTATTCCAGGGCGCTGTTGGACAGGGT ATCATTGGCACAGATATTAAAGGAGATGTTACTCAATTCGCTGTTGGACAAGGA ATTATCGGCGGTAGTGTCGGTGGAGATGTTACCCAAGGAGCAGTTGGTCAGGCC attATCGGTACCGCTGTTGGCGGCGACGTATTCCAAGGCGGAGTTGGTTCAGCT gtTGTTGGTGGCAGTGTTGGAGGAGACGTTGACCAATACGGCGTTGGACAAGCG gCCGTCGGAACCTGTGTGGAAGGAGACGTCACGCAAGGCGGTGTTGGACAAGTA gTTTTTGGAAGTACCATCGGTGGAGATACTACTCAAATTGGCGCTGGTAATCTG GTCGCCTTCAGTGACACTTACGGAGAAGTAGATCAATTTGGAGCAGGCAATGCT ATCCTTGGTGGCACAGCCCATGATGAAGTGAACCAAGTTGGTGGAATTAACGCA GCTGCATTCGCCACTTTCAAAGATAGCGTCAAACAAACTGGCGTTGGTAATGCT TTTCTTGGAAATACTTTCGAATGCGACAACTTACAAGAAGGCGGTGTTAATGCTGCTGCTTTCAACCGTTATTACGGAGATGCCAATCAACTTGGATTAGGCAATGCG gCCGCTTTCAACGAAGTCGATGGAAATCTGAAACAAAAAGGAATTGTCAATGCT GGTGTTGGCAATAAAGTTGGTAAAGACATCTACCGATCAGGATTACTCAATGTTGCCGTTGCTGATGAAGCTGAGGGAACTATTAGAAACGATGGTCTTCTCAGCGTT GGCGTTGGAAACAAAGCTGGAGCAGTCGATACCAACGGAATCGGTTTG GAACTGTTTAGCCAATCCAAAGGAAAGGGTCAAGGTCTCCTTGGTCAACTTACTGGCGGTATTATCGATGTTGGTTTGGATCCCTCAAAGATAGTCAAAGGAGTGACAAATAGTGCCGGCTGTACTCTCGAAAGTCTCACTGCCGGTCTTTCAGGTGTCAAGGCTGCAGGTGATGGCGTTGGCAAGGCCGCTGATGGAGTTGGCAAAGGTGTTGGTTCCGCAGTTAAAGGTGCATCTGAATCTGTCAAAGGAACCACTAGTGGTTTAGGAGGCACCCTGCAAGGAGTCGGAGGCACCCTACAAGGTGTCGGAGGCACAGTTACTGGATTAGCCGGAATAACACAGATTTTAGGTGGTCTCGGTAAACTTGGTGGTTCTGGAAGTGGTTCTGGAAGTGGTTCAACTGGAAGTGCAGGAGGCTGCAGTGGGTCAACTGGAGGCTCAACTGGAGGCTCAGCTGGAGGCTCAGCTGGAGGCTCAGCTGGAGGCTCAGCTGGAGGCTCAGCTGGAGTACCAATATGGGGCTTAACTGGACTTCCAATTGGAGGTGGTTCAAGTGGTGGTTTCATTGGTGGTGGTTCTGGAGCTATAGGTTCAACTCAAGCCTCAGTCACCCGTACATATTCCAGTTCAACTGGAGGTTCAATCAACTATGGTTCAACTGGAGGTTCAATCAACCATGGTTCAGGAGGTTGTCCATGTGGAAATTAA
- the LOC119076739 gene encoding WAG22 antigen-like isoform X10 — protein sequence MKFFAVIILAFCSVQSIAAEGLGDLIGDLIASDTSNSQVDDISQLSILTANADNNIVEDDIRQIGILSASATNNYVGDDVSQIGIFTNLDDNEIDGSAFQLGGINDASNNYIGGSQSQIGVISSSNNNYIAGNQFQAGGLQLSNGNVIEGSKTDIGVGQIASNNEIGGDYLGLGVGNIATGNCVGGDFTQGGVGNVAIDNCIGGNVVQGGVGNALIDGHVGGNVVQGGVGQGIIGTDIDGNVVQGAVGQGIIGTDIGGNVVQGAVGQGIIGGSVGGNVVQGAVGQGIIGTDIGGSVTQGAVGQGIIGGSVGGNVVQGAVGQGIIGTDIGGNVVQGAVGQGIIGGSVGGNVFQGAVGQGIIGTDIKGDVTQFAVGQGIIGGSVGGDVTQGAVGQAIIGTAVGGDVFQGGVGSAVVGGSVGGDVDQYGVGQAAVGTCVEGDVTQGGVGQVVFGSTIGGDTTQIGAGNLVAFSDTYGEVDQFGAGNAILGGTAHDEVNQVGGINAAAFATFKDSVKQTGVGNAFLGNTFECDNLQEGGVNAAAFNRYYGDANQLGLGNAAAFNEVDGNLKQKGIVNAGVGNKVGKDIYRSGLLNVAVADEAEGTIRNDGLLSVGVGNKAGAVDTNGIGLELFSQSKGKGQGLLGQLTGGIIDVGLDPSKIVKGVTNSAGCTLESLTAGLSGVKAAGDGVGKAADGVGKGVGSAVKGASESVKGTTSGLGGTLQGVGGTLQGVGGTVTGLAGITQILGGLGKLGGSGSGSGSGSTGSAGGCSGSTGGSTGGSAGGSAGGSAGGSAGGSAGVPIWGLTGLPIGGGSSGGFIGGGSGAIGSTQASVTRTYSSSTGGSINYGSTGGSINHGSGGCPCGN from the exons ATGAAGTTTTTTGCAGTGATTATCCTAGCCTTTTGCAGTGTtcaa AGCATCGCTGCCGAAGGTCTTGGTGACTTGATCGGTGATCTGATCGCTTCGGAT ACTTCAAACAGCCAAGTCGATGACATTAGTCAATTGTCAATCCTCACTGCAAAT GCCGACAACAACATAGTTGAAGATGATATTAGACAAATCGGAATTCTTTCAGCATCG GCTACGAACAACTACGTTGGGGATGATGTTTCCCAAATTGGAATATTCACTAAC ctCGACGACAACGAAATCGATGGAAGTGCATTCCAACTTGGAGGAATCAACGAC GCAAGTAACAACTATATCGGCGGTAGTCAAAGTCAAATTGGTGTCATTAGTAGC TCAAACAACAATTATATTGCCGGAAATCAATTCCAAGCTGGAGGTTTACAACTC tcGAATGGCAACGTCATTGAAGGATCTAAAACTGACATTGGTGTCGGCCAAATT gcATCAAACAACGAAATCGGCGGAGATTACTTAGGATTAGGAGTAGGCAATATC GCTACCGGAAATTGTGTTGGTGGAGATTTCACTCAAGGCGGTGTTGGCAATGTT GCTATCGACAATTGTATTGGTGGAAATGTCGTTCAAGGTGGAGTTGGCAACGCA CTTATTGACGGCCATGTTGGCGGAAACGTAGTACAAGGCGGTGTTGGTCAAGGA ATCATTGGAACTGATATCGATGGCAATGTTGTGCAGGGAGCTGTTGGACAAGGA ATCATTGGAACTGATATCGGAGGCAATGTTGTGCAGGGAGCTGTTGGACAAGGA aTCATTGGAGGAAGTGTTGGCGGAAATGTTGTACAGGGTGCCGTTGGACAAGGA ATCATTGGAACTGATATCGGAGGCAGTGTTACGCAGGGAGCTGTTGGACAAGGA ATCATTGGAGGAAGTGTTGGCGGAAATGTTGTACAGGGTGCCGTCGGACAAGGA ATCATTGGTACTGATATCGGAGGCAATGTTGTACAGGGAGCAGTTGGACAAGGC ATCATTGGAGGCAGTGTCGGCGGAAACGTATTCCAGGGCGCTGTTGGACAGGGT ATCATTGGCACAGATATTAAAGGAGATGTTACTCAATTCGCTGTTGGACAAGGA ATTATCGGCGGTAGTGTCGGTGGAGATGTTACCCAAGGAGCAGTTGGTCAGGCC attATCGGTACCGCTGTTGGCGGCGACGTATTCCAAGGCGGAGTTGGTTCAGCT gtTGTTGGTGGCAGTGTTGGAGGAGACGTTGACCAATACGGCGTTGGACAAGCG gCCGTCGGAACCTGTGTGGAAGGAGACGTCACGCAAGGCGGTGTTGGACAAGTA gTTTTTGGAAGTACCATCGGTGGAGATACTACTCAAATTGGCGCTGGTAATCTG GTCGCCTTCAGTGACACTTACGGAGAAGTAGATCAATTTGGAGCAGGCAATGCT ATCCTTGGTGGCACAGCCCATGATGAAGTGAACCAAGTTGGTGGAATTAACGCA GCTGCATTCGCCACTTTCAAAGATAGCGTCAAACAAACTGGCGTTGGTAATGCT TTTCTTGGAAATACTTTCGAATGCGACAACTTACAAGAAGGCGGTGTTAATGCTGCTGCTTTCAACCGTTATTACGGAGATGCCAATCAACTTGGATTAGGCAATGCG gCCGCTTTCAACGAAGTCGATGGAAATCTGAAACAAAAAGGAATTGTCAATGCT GGTGTTGGCAATAAAGTTGGTAAAGACATCTACCGATCAGGATTACTCAATGTTGCCGTTGCTGATGAAGCTGAGGGAACTATTAGAAACGATGGTCTTCTCAGCGTT GGCGTTGGAAACAAAGCTGGAGCAGTCGATACCAACGGAATCGGTTTG GAACTGTTTAGCCAATCCAAAGGAAAGGGTCAAGGTCTCCTTGGTCAACTTACTGGCGGTATTATCGATGTTGGTTTGGATCCCTCAAAGATAGTCAAAGGAGTGACAAATAGTGCCGGCTGTACTCTCGAAAGTCTCACTGCCGGTCTTTCAGGTGTCAAGGCTGCAGGTGATGGCGTTGGCAAGGCCGCTGATGGAGTTGGCAAAGGTGTTGGTTCCGCAGTTAAAGGTGCATCTGAATCTGTCAAAGGAACCACTAGTGGTTTAGGAGGCACCCTGCAAGGAGTCGGAGGCACCCTACAAGGTGTCGGAGGCACAGTTACTGGATTAGCCGGAATAACACAGATTTTAGGTGGTCTCGGTAAACTTGGTGGTTCTGGAAGTGGTTCTGGAAGTGGTTCAACTGGAAGTGCAGGAGGCTGCAGTGGGTCAACTGGAGGCTCAACTGGAGGCTCAGCTGGAGGCTCAGCTGGAGGCTCAGCTGGAGGCTCAGCTGGAGGCTCAGCTGGAGTACCAATATGGGGCTTAACTGGACTTCCAATTGGAGGTGGTTCAAGTGGTGGTTTCATTGGTGGTGGTTCTGGAGCTATAGGTTCAACTCAAGCCTCAGTCACCCGTACATATTCCAGTTCAACTGGAGGTTCAATCAACTATGGTTCAACTGGAGGTTCAATCAACCATGGTTCAGGAGGTTGTCCATGTGGAAATTAA
- the LOC119076739 gene encoding uncharacterized PE-PGRS family protein PE_PGRS54-like isoform X11, whose translation MKFFAVIILAFCSVQSIAAEGLGDLIGDLIASDTSNSQVDDISQLSILTANADNNIVEDDIRQIGILSASATNNYVGDDVSQIGIFTNLDDNEIDGSAFQLGGINDASNNYIGGSQSQIGVISSSNNNYIAGNQFQAGGLQLSNGNVIEGSKTDIGVGQIASNNEIGGDYLGLGVGNIATGNCVGGDFTQGGVGNVAIDNCIGGNVVQGGVGNALIDGHVGGNVVQGGVGQGIIGTDIDGNVVQGAVGQGIIGTDIGGSVTQGAVGQGIIGGSVGGNVVQGAVGQGIIGTDIGGSVTQGAVGQGIIGGSVGGNVVQGAVGQGIIGTDIGGNVVQGAVGQGIIGGSVGGNVFQGAVGQGIIGTDIKGDVTQFAVGQGIIGGSVGGDVTQGAVGQAIIGTAVGGDVFQGGVGSAVVGGSVGGDVDQYGVGQAAVGTCVEGDVTQGGVGQVVFGSTIGGDTTQIGAGNLVAFSDTYGEVDQFGAGNAILGGTAHDEVNQVGGINAAAFATFKDSVKQTGVGNAFLGNTFECDNLQEGGVNAAAFNRYYGDANQLGLGNAAAFNEVDGNLKQKGIVNAGVGNKVGKDIYRSGLLNVAVADEAEGTIRNDGLLSVGVGNKAGAVDTNGIGLELFSQSKGKGQGLLGQLTGGIIDVGLDPSKIVKGVTNSAGCTLESLTAGLSGVKAAGDGVGKAADGVGKGVGSAVKGASESVKGTTSGLGGTLQGVGGTLQGVGGTVTGLAGITQILGGLGKLGGSGSGSGSGSTGSAGGCSGSTGGSTGGSAGGSAGGSAGGSAGGSAGVPIWGLTGLPIGGGSSGGFIGGGSGAIGSTQASVTRTYSSSTGGSINYGSTGGSINHGSGGCPCGN comes from the exons ATGAAGTTTTTTGCAGTGATTATCCTAGCCTTTTGCAGTGTtcaa AGCATCGCTGCCGAAGGTCTTGGTGACTTGATCGGTGATCTGATCGCTTCGGAT ACTTCAAACAGCCAAGTCGATGACATTAGTCAATTGTCAATCCTCACTGCAAAT GCCGACAACAACATAGTTGAAGATGATATTAGACAAATCGGAATTCTTTCAGCATCG GCTACGAACAACTACGTTGGGGATGATGTTTCCCAAATTGGAATATTCACTAAC ctCGACGACAACGAAATCGATGGAAGTGCATTCCAACTTGGAGGAATCAACGAC GCAAGTAACAACTATATCGGCGGTAGTCAAAGTCAAATTGGTGTCATTAGTAGC TCAAACAACAATTATATTGCCGGAAATCAATTCCAAGCTGGAGGTTTACAACTC tcGAATGGCAACGTCATTGAAGGATCTAAAACTGACATTGGTGTCGGCCAAATT gcATCAAACAACGAAATCGGCGGAGATTACTTAGGATTAGGAGTAGGCAATATC GCTACCGGAAATTGTGTTGGTGGAGATTTCACTCAAGGCGGTGTTGGCAATGTT GCTATCGACAATTGTATTGGTGGAAATGTCGTTCAAGGTGGAGTTGGCAACGCA CTTATTGACGGCCATGTTGGCGGAAACGTAGTACAAGGCGGTGTTGGTCAAGGA ATCATTGGAACTGATATCGATGGCAATGTTGTGCAGGGAGCTGTTGGACAAGGA ATCATTGGAACTGATATCGGAGGCAGTGTTACGCAGGGAGCTGTTGGACAAGGA aTCATTGGAGGAAGTGTTGGCGGAAATGTTGTACAGGGTGCCGTTGGACAAGGA ATCATTGGAACTGATATCGGAGGCAGTGTTACGCAGGGAGCTGTTGGACAAGGA ATCATTGGAGGAAGTGTTGGCGGAAATGTTGTACAGGGTGCCGTCGGACAAGGA ATCATTGGTACTGATATCGGAGGCAATGTTGTACAGGGAGCAGTTGGACAAGGC ATCATTGGAGGCAGTGTCGGCGGAAACGTATTCCAGGGCGCTGTTGGACAGGGT ATCATTGGCACAGATATTAAAGGAGATGTTACTCAATTCGCTGTTGGACAAGGA ATTATCGGCGGTAGTGTCGGTGGAGATGTTACCCAAGGAGCAGTTGGTCAGGCC attATCGGTACCGCTGTTGGCGGCGACGTATTCCAAGGCGGAGTTGGTTCAGCT gtTGTTGGTGGCAGTGTTGGAGGAGACGTTGACCAATACGGCGTTGGACAAGCG gCCGTCGGAACCTGTGTGGAAGGAGACGTCACGCAAGGCGGTGTTGGACAAGTA gTTTTTGGAAGTACCATCGGTGGAGATACTACTCAAATTGGCGCTGGTAATCTG GTCGCCTTCAGTGACACTTACGGAGAAGTAGATCAATTTGGAGCAGGCAATGCT ATCCTTGGTGGCACAGCCCATGATGAAGTGAACCAAGTTGGTGGAATTAACGCA GCTGCATTCGCCACTTTCAAAGATAGCGTCAAACAAACTGGCGTTGGTAATGCT TTTCTTGGAAATACTTTCGAATGCGACAACTTACAAGAAGGCGGTGTTAATGCTGCTGCTTTCAACCGTTATTACGGAGATGCCAATCAACTTGGATTAGGCAATGCG gCCGCTTTCAACGAAGTCGATGGAAATCTGAAACAAAAAGGAATTGTCAATGCT GGTGTTGGCAATAAAGTTGGTAAAGACATCTACCGATCAGGATTACTCAATGTTGCCGTTGCTGATGAAGCTGAGGGAACTATTAGAAACGATGGTCTTCTCAGCGTT GGCGTTGGAAACAAAGCTGGAGCAGTCGATACCAACGGAATCGGTTTG GAACTGTTTAGCCAATCCAAAGGAAAGGGTCAAGGTCTCCTTGGTCAACTTACTGGCGGTATTATCGATGTTGGTTTGGATCCCTCAAAGATAGTCAAAGGAGTGACAAATAGTGCCGGCTGTACTCTCGAAAGTCTCACTGCCGGTCTTTCAGGTGTCAAGGCTGCAGGTGATGGCGTTGGCAAGGCCGCTGATGGAGTTGGCAAAGGTGTTGGTTCCGCAGTTAAAGGTGCATCTGAATCTGTCAAAGGAACCACTAGTGGTTTAGGAGGCACCCTGCAAGGAGTCGGAGGCACCCTACAAGGTGTCGGAGGCACAGTTACTGGATTAGCCGGAATAACACAGATTTTAGGTGGTCTCGGTAAACTTGGTGGTTCTGGAAGTGGTTCTGGAAGTGGTTCAACTGGAAGTGCAGGAGGCTGCAGTGGGTCAACTGGAGGCTCAACTGGAGGCTCAGCTGGAGGCTCAGCTGGAGGCTCAGCTGGAGGCTCAGCTGGAGGCTCAGCTGGAGTACCAATATGGGGCTTAACTGGACTTCCAATTGGAGGTGGTTCAAGTGGTGGTTTCATTGGTGGTGGTTCTGGAGCTATAGGTTCAACTCAAGCCTCAGTCACCCGTACATATTCCAGTTCAACTGGAGGTTCAATCAACTATGGTTCAACTGGAGGTTCAATCAACCATGGTTCAGGAGGTTGTCCATGTGGAAATTAA